One region of Faecalibacter bovis genomic DNA includes:
- a CDS encoding CobW family GTP-binding protein codes for MQTKLPVTVLSGFLGSGKTTLLNHILHNKKGLKVAVIVNDMGEVNIDAQMIARDNNFIQSDEKLVELSNGCVCCEIREDLIENIHELAQSGKYNYLVIESSGISDPGPIAQTLDFVSPDGKIDIPKHARLDTLVNVVDALNFFRNFGTDENVFTRGYTENNDDDRPIVDLLINQIEFANVILLNKIDAIDAETQQNITSFIHKLNPTAKIIPTTFSEVELDEILNTNLFDFEKVQDMDAWVKMLEEEEHSHNHHEHDHTCGPNCSHDHHHHVEEKYGMTSFVYRQKIPFHAERFLSYLNDNFPPSVYRSKGLFWMANRPDDAIFLSQAGGSIRIDPAGAWWCAIPKQEREMYAAYQMNKETIDAKWSKFWGDRVIEIVFIGQGIDKDQITKELNSCLLNEQEIIEWQAKNNS; via the coding sequence ATGCAAACTAAATTACCAGTAACGGTACTTTCGGGATTTTTAGGAAGTGGAAAAACAACGTTACTTAACCATATTTTACACAACAAGAAAGGTTTAAAAGTAGCTGTAATCGTTAACGATATGGGCGAAGTAAACATCGATGCACAAATGATTGCTCGTGACAACAATTTTATTCAATCAGACGAAAAATTGGTCGAATTAAGCAATGGATGTGTTTGTTGTGAAATTCGTGAAGATTTAATAGAAAACATCCACGAATTAGCGCAATCCGGAAAATACAATTATTTAGTAATTGAAAGTTCAGGTATTTCTGATCCAGGACCAATTGCACAAACGTTAGATTTTGTTTCTCCTGACGGAAAAATTGATATTCCAAAACACGCTCGCTTAGATACTTTAGTTAATGTAGTTGATGCATTAAATTTCTTTAGAAATTTTGGTACAGACGAAAACGTTTTTACTCGTGGTTATACTGAAAATAACGATGACGATCGCCCGATTGTAGATTTATTAATCAATCAAATTGAATTTGCGAACGTAATTCTTTTAAATAAAATTGATGCAATCGATGCTGAAACACAGCAAAATATTACTTCATTTATACATAAATTAAACCCAACGGCGAAAATTATCCCGACAACATTCTCTGAAGTTGAATTGGATGAAATCTTAAATACTAATTTATTCGATTTCGAAAAAGTTCAGGATATGGATGCTTGGGTAAAAATGCTGGAGGAAGAAGAACATTCACATAATCATCATGAACATGATCATACTTGTGGACCAAATTGTTCGCACGATCATCACCATCACGTGGAAGAAAAATATGGAATGACTTCTTTTGTTTATCGTCAAAAAATACCTTTTCACGCTGAGCGTTTTTTATCTTACTTAAATGATAATTTCCCACCTTCAGTTTACCGTTCTAAAGGTTTATTTTGGATGGCAAATCGTCCTGATGATGCAATTTTCTTAAGTCAAGCTGGTGGAAGTATCAGAATTGATCCTGCTGGCGCTTGGTGGTGTGCTATTCCAAAGCAAGAGCGTGAAATGTACGCAGCTTACCAAATGAATAAAGAAACGATTGACGCTAAATGGTCGAAATTTTGGGGAGATCGTGTGATAGAAATTGTATTTATTGGTCAAGGAATTGATAAAGATCAAATTACAAAAGAATTAAATTCTTGTTTATTGAACGAACAAGAAATTATCGAATGGCAAGCCAAAAATAATTCATAA
- a CDS encoding metallophosphoesterase, which yields MFQESLIGLLILMFFVEIYLYCAFKSFIKNKIILFGCILSTVFVMSFMAYNFLFFDRNIGQTPMFMWSVGLFMLIAFPRAIFLIFFLIDDLIRIIGWIKNRLLKTPVKPKQYLPARRKFIYVTAAGIATVLFSSLVHGMTLGKYNYKVIREKLGYKRLPKAFDGFKILHITDIHSGSIDNKEKIEEAIQMINEQEFDILLFTGDIVNNFHWEMDKWIPVFKKIKKAPYGNFAVLGNHDYGEYSDWKTEEAKQENFEKIKGIFPQIGFELLLNENKIIEKDGEKIALIGVENWGARFKKAGDLNLASKGLDQSIFKILMTHDPSHWNLEVKDDQRIYDLTLSGHTHGMQLGIEVPSIGLKWSPSQYIYPQWAGLYQQEDKWINVNRGFGYHFYPGRVGVWPEITVLELQSL from the coding sequence GTGTTTCAAGAAAGTTTAATAGGATTATTAATCCTAATGTTTTTTGTAGAGATCTACTTATACTGTGCATTTAAATCCTTTATTAAAAATAAAATTATTTTATTTGGTTGTATTTTATCAACTGTTTTCGTGATGTCATTTATGGCATACAACTTTCTTTTTTTTGATAGAAATATAGGTCAAACTCCAATGTTTATGTGGAGTGTAGGATTATTTATGCTAATTGCTTTTCCGAGAGCTATATTTTTAATTTTCTTTTTAATAGATGATTTGATTCGTATAATAGGATGGATTAAAAATCGATTACTTAAAACTCCTGTAAAACCTAAACAATATTTGCCTGCCAGACGCAAATTTATCTATGTAACTGCTGCAGGAATTGCAACTGTTTTATTCTCTAGTTTGGTACATGGAATGACTTTAGGAAAATATAATTACAAAGTTATTCGTGAAAAATTAGGCTATAAACGATTACCAAAGGCCTTCGACGGGTTTAAAATTCTGCATATCACAGATATTCATTCGGGAAGTATTGATAATAAAGAAAAAATTGAGGAAGCGATTCAAATGATTAATGAGCAAGAGTTTGATATTTTGCTTTTTACCGGTGATATTGTGAATAATTTTCATTGGGAAATGGATAAATGGATACCTGTTTTCAAAAAGATAAAAAAAGCTCCTTATGGAAATTTTGCAGTGTTAGGAAATCATGATTATGGTGAATATTCTGATTGGAAAACTGAAGAAGCGAAACAAGAAAATTTTGAAAAAATTAAAGGTATATTTCCTCAAATCGGTTTTGAATTACTTTTAAATGAAAATAAAATCATTGAAAAAGATGGTGAAAAAATTGCGTTAATTGGTGTAGAAAATTGGGGAGCACGATTTAAAAAAGCAGGAGATTTAAATTTAGCATCTAAAGGTTTAGATCAATCAATTTTTAAGATTTTGATGACTCACGATCCATCGCATTGGAATTTAGAAGTGAAGGATGATCAACGTATTTACGATTTAACGTTATCAGGTCATACACATGGGATGCAATTAGGAATTGAAGTTCCAAGTATTGGGTTAAAATGGAGTCCATCACAATATATTTATCCGCAATGGGCTGGTTTATATCAGCAAGAAGATAAATGGATAAATGTAAATCGTGGTTTTGGATACCATTTTTATCCTGGACGTGTTGGTGTTTGGCCAGAAATTACGGTTCTCGAATTACAATCTCTATAA
- a CDS encoding GNAT family N-acetyltransferase: protein MNEELQNIEVVKNDETNRFELTVDGFIAFIDFKQVDQLIKLIHTEVPEELGGRGVAAALVEKTLVYIETNNYKLYPFCPYVYAYI from the coding sequence ATGAATGAAGAATTACAAAATATAGAAGTGGTAAAGAATGATGAAACAAATCGTTTTGAATTGACTGTTGATGGATTTATCGCCTTTATTGATTTTAAACAAGTTGATCAATTAATCAAATTAATTCATACCGAAGTTCCAGAAGAATTAGGTGGTAGAGGTGTAGCAGCTGCTTTAGTTGAAAAGACTTTGGTTTATATTGAAACTAATAACTATAAGCTTTATCCGTTTTGTCCGTACGTTTATGCATATATTTAA
- a CDS encoding dicarboxylate/amino acid:cation symporter, with amino-acid sequence MKNNKLFIAIIVALVLGVVLGGFVHYNTSPEFIASFSANIKILGTIFIRLIQMIIAPLVFSTLVVGIAKMGDMKMVGRVGGRAMGWFITASLISLMIGLIVVNITQPGVGLDLTPDSSSAEDLLKAKSNLSLQHFVEHMIPKSVFEAFSTNEILQIVVFSIFFGVALAAFGKEGEPLVKAFDKISHVVLIMVGYVMWTAPLGVLGTIAAAVANYGFGIFALYLKYLAAFSLGIILLWIVLLAVGYLIIGKRLIDLLRHIKAPLLIAFSTTSSEAVFPKLVEELEKFGAQKKIVSFTLPLGYSFNLDGSMMYMTFASIFIAQVYGIDMPLEKQLLMLLVLMLTSKGVAGVPRASLIVVVATCSMFGIPPEGIALILPIDHFCDMARSMTNVLGNALSTVAVDKWEGHVAVEQEFTQDDKA; translated from the coding sequence ATGAAAAACAATAAACTTTTCATCGCAATTATTGTTGCGCTTGTATTAGGAGTTGTTCTAGGGGGATTTGTCCACTACAATACTTCGCCAGAATTTATTGCTTCGTTCTCTGCGAACATTAAAATCTTAGGTACGATTTTTATTCGATTAATTCAGATGATTATTGCACCTTTAGTCTTCTCAACTTTAGTTGTTGGTATTGCCAAAATGGGTGATATGAAGATGGTTGGTCGCGTTGGTGGTCGTGCTATGGGATGGTTCATTACCGCATCGTTAATCTCTTTAATGATTGGATTAATCGTAGTAAATATTACACAACCAGGTGTAGGTTTAGATTTAACACCAGACAGCAGTTCCGCTGAAGATTTACTTAAAGCAAAATCAAACTTATCACTACAACACTTTGTAGAACACATGATTCCGAAATCTGTTTTCGAAGCATTTTCTACAAATGAAATCTTACAAATTGTTGTTTTCTCTATCTTTTTTGGTGTCGCATTAGCAGCATTCGGAAAAGAAGGAGAACCTTTAGTTAAAGCTTTTGACAAGATTTCTCACGTAGTATTAATCATGGTTGGATATGTAATGTGGACTGCACCATTAGGTGTTTTAGGTACAATTGCAGCAGCTGTTGCTAATTACGGATTCGGTATTTTCGCTTTATACCTAAAATATTTAGCCGCATTCTCTTTAGGAATTATCCTATTATGGATTGTATTATTAGCCGTTGGTTATTTAATAATCGGTAAACGATTAATTGATTTATTACGTCATATTAAAGCTCCTTTACTAATTGCTTTCTCTACAACTTCATCAGAAGCTGTATTCCCAAAATTAGTGGAAGAATTAGAGAAATTTGGTGCACAAAAGAAGATTGTATCCTTTACATTACCTCTTGGATATTCATTCAACTTAGATGGATCAATGATGTATATGACGTTCGCATCTATATTTATTGCACAAGTGTATGGAATTGATATGCCATTAGAAAAACAATTACTAATGCTTTTAGTATTAATGTTAACTTCTAAAGGTGTTGCAGGAGTTCCACGAGCATCATTAATCGTTGTAGTTGCCACGTGTTCTATGTTCGGAATTCCACCAGAAGGAATTGCTTTAATTTTACCAATTGACCACTTCTGTGATATGGCTCGTTCTATGACTAATGTTTTAGGTAACGCCTTATCTACGGTAGCTGTTGACAAATGGGAAGGTCATGTAGCAGTTGAGCAAGAATTTACTCAAGATGATAAAGCTTAA
- a CDS encoding PD-(D/E)XK nuclease family protein, giving the protein MSQFIENVVADLLNQKTDFLNTTLVLPGKRPMLFFRQEFQKQAHTLILPKMISVEDFMAEIAQLEIISGINLWFKAYQSYKKVVEKPDTFEDFIKWGPTILKDFDDIDSSLVDPAKILDYLVSIERIEKWGKDEIFVNKNEVMQKHILFWQVVTKFYFQLREDLTANSQGYAGLVFRLAADKVEEIIAAQKDQFVFAGFNALTEAEQKILFSFDKHHIAKIYWDADKYYLENPNQEAGAFMRRYKQKVQDWKWTFDEFSKEKNIHVTGVAKQVGQAKYISDILAKMDEDEIKKTALILADESILPAILNSLPENITYLNISMGIPLKSVPLAQFFKSVFELQMNREKLGKGKTFYFKNVLQILENRTLSKFSTSSSRETSNTIRKNNRIFNAEKTLQGSLQDNIFKSLFVIPQSLPDFVNHLKNWTEDIIQHTYLNDGSDFKYLLLKEYLFYFKKVFVQLADNLKEVTDVKDYRTLYLLYNKIVQSESIAFIGEPLKGLQLMGLLETRLINFDNIIMTSVNDEILPLGRQNNTFVPYDIRKEMGLNTFTENDAIYAYHFYRLIQRGKNIHLVYNTEADGMGSGEKSRFISQIKFESNHQIKESFAAPSFVTKPLREIVIEKTPHTMEKLNIWANEKGISPSSLSSYLRNQLDFYEQRVFGVQEVEEAEEMVSAKTLGNIVHETLEELYTPFINKIMIKEDFVMIDKIKDQSLQKFFKEQYKDGHTDQGPNYLVYKIAERIVNGVLEKDRNTAKNSEFIIKQLEQKYYIDFELSSGRKIKLQGVIDRIDQVDGQIRIIDYKTGFAKDVKIDSEKVNVIFEDSDKAKELQLAFYAHLFYSNPENFNKTIELCIYPIKFPKKELFKLKLDKSTIIDQSIIELTKEPLSLLIEEILNPSIPFQNNKE; this is encoded by the coding sequence ATGTCACAATTTATTGAAAATGTAGTTGCTGATTTATTAAATCAAAAAACTGATTTCTTAAACACAACCCTAGTTTTACCAGGTAAACGCCCAATGTTATTCTTTCGACAAGAGTTTCAGAAACAAGCGCATACCTTGATTTTACCTAAAATGATTAGTGTCGAAGATTTTATGGCAGAAATAGCACAATTAGAAATTATTTCTGGAATTAATCTTTGGTTTAAAGCCTATCAATCCTATAAAAAAGTAGTTGAAAAACCTGATACATTTGAAGATTTCATTAAATGGGGACCTACAATTTTAAAAGATTTTGATGATATTGATTCTTCTCTCGTTGATCCTGCAAAAATTTTAGATTATTTGGTTTCTATTGAACGTATTGAAAAATGGGGAAAAGATGAAATCTTTGTCAATAAGAACGAAGTCATGCAAAAACACATTTTGTTTTGGCAAGTTGTTACTAAATTTTATTTTCAATTGCGTGAAGATTTAACTGCGAATAGCCAAGGTTATGCTGGTTTAGTTTTCCGTTTAGCGGCTGATAAAGTAGAAGAAATTATCGCTGCACAAAAAGATCAATTTGTTTTTGCTGGTTTTAATGCCTTAACTGAGGCTGAACAAAAGATTTTATTCAGTTTTGATAAACATCATATTGCAAAAATATATTGGGATGCAGACAAATACTATTTAGAAAATCCGAATCAAGAAGCTGGTGCATTTATGCGCCGTTACAAGCAAAAAGTACAAGATTGGAAATGGACTTTTGACGAATTTTCTAAAGAAAAAAATATACACGTAACAGGTGTTGCTAAACAAGTTGGACAAGCAAAATACATTTCGGATATTCTTGCAAAAATGGATGAGGATGAAATCAAAAAAACAGCATTGATTTTAGCAGATGAATCTATTTTACCAGCAATCTTAAATTCATTACCTGAAAATATTACATATTTAAATATTTCGATGGGAATTCCGTTGAAATCAGTTCCGTTAGCTCAGTTTTTCAAATCTGTATTTGAATTACAAATGAATCGTGAAAAGTTAGGAAAAGGAAAAACTTTCTATTTCAAAAATGTTTTACAAATTTTAGAAAATAGAACTTTATCTAAATTTTCTACTTCATCATCAAGAGAAACATCCAATACTATTCGTAAAAACAATCGAATTTTTAACGCAGAAAAAACGTTACAAGGAAGTTTACAAGATAATATTTTCAAATCTTTATTTGTCATTCCACAATCTTTGCCTGATTTTGTGAATCACTTAAAAAATTGGACAGAAGACATTATTCAACATACATATTTAAACGATGGTTCTGATTTTAAGTACCTGTTATTAAAAGAATATCTTTTCTACTTTAAAAAAGTATTTGTTCAATTAGCGGATAATTTAAAAGAGGTGACAGATGTAAAAGATTATCGAACTTTGTATTTATTATACAATAAAATTGTTCAATCAGAATCTATCGCCTTTATCGGTGAACCTTTAAAAGGTTTACAGCTGATGGGATTATTAGAAACCCGATTGATTAATTTTGACAATATCATCATGACATCTGTAAACGATGAAATTTTACCATTAGGACGACAAAATAACACGTTTGTTCCTTATGATATTCGCAAGGAAATGGGACTAAATACTTTTACAGAAAATGATGCAATTTATGCTTATCACTTCTATCGTTTAATTCAACGCGGAAAAAATATTCATTTAGTTTATAATACCGAAGCTGATGGAATGGGTTCTGGAGAAAAATCTCGATTCATTTCTCAAATCAAATTTGAAAGTAATCATCAAATCAAAGAATCATTTGCAGCTCCAAGTTTTGTTACGAAACCTTTAAGGGAAATTGTAATAGAAAAAACGCCACATACCATGGAAAAATTAAATATTTGGGCGAACGAAAAAGGGATTTCACCTTCTTCGTTGTCTTCATATTTAAGAAATCAATTGGATTTTTACGAACAACGTGTTTTCGGAGTTCAGGAAGTTGAAGAAGCTGAAGAAATGGTTTCTGCTAAGACTTTGGGAAATATTGTACATGAAACTTTAGAGGAATTATATACGCCTTTTATAAATAAGATAATGATTAAAGAAGATTTTGTGATGATTGATAAGATTAAAGATCAATCGCTTCAAAAATTCTTTAAAGAGCAATATAAAGATGGACACACAGATCAAGGTCCAAATTATTTGGTTTATAAAATCGCAGAAAGAATTGTAAATGGAGTTTTAGAAAAAGACCGAAATACAGCTAAAAATTCTGAATTCATAATCAAACAGTTAGAGCAAAAGTATTATATAGATTTCGAACTTTCTAGTGGAAGAAAAATAAAATTACAAGGTGTAATTGACAGAATTGATCAAGTTGATGGACAAATTCGTATCATCGATTATAAAACTGGATTTGCAAAAGATGTAAAAATTGACTCAGAAAAAGTGAATGTTATTTTTGAAGACAGCGACAAAGCCAAAGAATTACAATTAGCTTTTTACGCACATTTATTTTACTCAAATCCTGAAAATTTTAATAAAACAATTGAGCTTTGTATTTATCCAATTAAATTTCCTAAGAAAGAATTATTCAAATTAAAATTGGATAAATCTACCATTATCGATCAATCTATTATTGAATTAACAAAAGAGCCGTTAAGTTTATTAATCGAAGAAATACTAAATCCATCGATTCCTTTTCAAAATAACAAAGAATAA
- a CDS encoding toxin-antitoxin system YwqK family antitoxin has product MRNYITIIIFILIGNIVKAQTHYEEVLRFNNGRIKSIVTYNAQNIKDGETINYHLDGAVQSIVPYINGAINGIIETYHPNTRLESKGMMVNDLQEGVFEYFYKNGNPKARILYINGKPNKIANCYDRKGNILYCGPFNMGNGEIYIYTEEGKLFQKDYFKNGELIKSETVN; this is encoded by the coding sequence ATGAGAAATTATATCACAATAATAATTTTTATACTAATAGGAAATATAGTTAAAGCACAAACGCATTACGAAGAAGTTTTACGTTTTAACAATGGCCGAATTAAATCTATCGTTACTTATAATGCTCAAAATATAAAAGATGGTGAAACAATTAATTATCATCTAGACGGCGCTGTACAAAGTATCGTACCTTATATTAATGGAGCCATAAATGGTATAATTGAAACGTATCATCCTAATACAAGACTAGAAAGTAAAGGAATGATGGTTAATGATTTACAGGAAGGTGTTTTTGAATATTTTTATAAAAATGGTAATCCAAAAGCTCGTATTTTGTACATAAATGGTAAACCAAATAAAATAGCAAATTGTTACGATAGAAAAGGTAATATTTTGTACTGTGGCCCTTTTAACATGGGAAATGGAGAAATTTACATTTATACTGAAGAAGGCAAATTATTTCAAAAAGATTATTTTAAAAATGGTGAATTAATAAAATCTGAAACTGTAAATTAA